From one Chanodichthys erythropterus isolate Z2021 chromosome 3, ASM2448905v1, whole genome shotgun sequence genomic stretch:
- the scaf1 gene encoding splicing factor, arginine/serine-rich 19 isoform X1, whose product MGTDGQAEKDKEVVPGKSQTEQCPDEEEEVDSKADRRTVGLRCFQGNRETSEDEPSELGASVVTSSEPVFLVPQLSSQPQYLDCDFDVELTAEVKVEDGASLALLTSVTPNLGYQKPGSFLKGHFLFPASLRKKRVPVDSSLPPGSFPGCCSSVIQASGQMQLPCSLKISERVIEMAKSPLPSSPSNSPSSPSSAPSSPSSSPSSSSPGGMGTNYHEDEDRGHAGDSRGSKGTGDFVSSTSSTLVPSSMPVPPSSSNSSLHASSSFAHPCNDGQRESLENDIYDPFHPTEGEGERDRASTEDEEEEVDKYDPFEPTGSPASETEEEKRCVDEGGSSINSEGNVAKAERALEMGLPAGTEGGPPDSTEIDAPSSMFNNVPLELNSKRSIKDRMREQGKNQRERGTDSEHSEIEEGEIVGANERGRERVIERRREVLLPSSSSPSYLQGGVPKPERILRVLEGDGFVSVRADEEWEREPVASVGVGDLRRKLTSRRKERFRSCPSSASISPPPAPVLPLPSPSFPNSPPLSTDKGRSRKSSKSSKDRDRRKRKEGRGEKEKRKKRKEGKESGEGKRESKERDHEKRSEKENKSKDRERGRSSRSDSRKRKKRRRSTPEPSSRSHSQNASRHAHSRRSWSSPSEDRHKDRDRDKERERERERNHERDRDRDRDKDRWRDDRDRERDRDSRRRDGRRRDRDEDNRRSSSRERSSTKGGRGSSDRRDREKEMIRDRDRDRRRDSRPVVPPSIQDLNGSDLFAIKRTITVTTTTTTTTVPTSPPCSQRRSHSRSQSSDKHHKRKKKRRRRSDDDERKDEEHRSRSRPSSITSPRYHGYESDHLSDRPEVDMLSLDGEALDSDYPSLEDSPLLPPPPEPPLPSPKIKSGAPKTSRHHLKKKSRPGKTVGQSESTSSSSHRPKAKSKNLLSSLSPPLSASSGNTTSLQPTAFSSTTKRGRKTGKEKVGKKDAGRSGRSKKLSGSSRKGKLQSKVSVLVREGVSSTTGNSGKLGLDLLGPAGVVSGASGPSVVGGSIAVVFRRDNESRSPFLKPCSETLALPGRGKDPSKTGKQRNILGPPSSTNPSGLKLKKAKPSSATSTSSSASSPTSSLAAKRRRRPGKKPREKGLTVDGSDSKGTNNNCSTVGGGWEGVSTEMQPLLGVGSKPSSPPSALPGPTPSSSSSSSTSSSASILPPSSSPPHTPPLSLPPSRDTRESSPDSQTVDSSCKTPEPSFLLEEGPGQSKASSLTPSKSPASPPSLLSSQIRGDTISQSTSSAKALLSDDQKASPPCSTSAALVSASISHSNAPLANDPSSSSSSSVSSSSVNKPPPPPPPPPSAPPLPWSLQTGVDCTAGGVLALTALLFKMEEANIASRAKAQEFIQATSQILSQANQNQSQTHPPSSSSSISSQVPPPPSHAPPPGPTPAQFILHSSVPLVGCTKTPPSHLHPGLSMGGGCAQTPPPPLPAGMAGPTGGSETGWDSESKDPDKYLKKLHTQERAVEEVKLAIKPYYQRKDINKDEYKDILRKAVHKICHSRTGEINPVKVNNLVKLYVQRYKYFRKHGRKMDEEEKEDRESASMHSST is encoded by the exons ATGGGAACAGATGGACAGGCTGAAAAGGATAAAGAAGTTGTGCCAGGCAAG TCACAGACTGAACAATGTCCCGATGAAGAGGAGGAAGTGGATTCTAAAGCAGACAGAAGGACAGTTGGCTTAAGATGTTTCCAGGGAAATAGGGAGACCTCAGAGGATGAGCCTAGTGAACTG GGGGCTTCTGTTGTTACTTCCTCTGAGCCTGTATTTCTTGTGCCTCAGCTCAGCTCACAACCTCAGTACCTAGACTG TGACTTTGATGTGGAGCTAACAGCAGAGGTGAAAGTAGAGGACGGTGCATCTCTTGCTTTGTTGACATCTGTTACCCCAAACCTTGGTTACCAGAAACCAG GATCTTTTTTGAAAGGACATTTTCTCTTTCCAGCATCTTTAAGGAAAAAGAGAGTGCCTGTAGACAGTTCCTTGCCTCCAGGCTCTTTTCCTGGATGCTGCTCAAGTGTAATTCAAGCCTCGGGACAGATGCAACTGCCCTGTTCCCTTAAAATCTCTGAGAGGGTCATAGAAATGGCCAAAAGCCCTCTCCCCTCATCACCCTCCAACTCACCATCATCTCCTTCATCTGCTCCCTCTTCCCCTTCTTCCTCCCCCTCATCGTCATCTCCTGGTGGAATGGGTACAAACTACCATGAGGATGAAGACAGAGGCCATGCAGGAGACAGCAGAGGCAGCAAAGGAACTGGAGACTTTGTGTCATCCACGTCGTCCACTTTGGTGCCATCATCAATGCCTGTGCCACCTTCTTCTTCTAATTCTTCACTCCATGCATCTTCATCATTCGCACATCCATGCaatgatggacagagggagaGTTTAGAAAATGACATATACGACCCCTTTCACCCAACAGAGGGTGAGGGGGAGAGAGACCGGGCGTCCACTGAAGATGAGGAGGAAGAGGTTGATAAGTATGATCCTTTTGAACCGACAGGTTCTCCAGCCTCTGAAACCGAGGAAGAGAAAAGATGTGTGGATGAGGGAGGAAGCAGCATTAATAGCGAAGGGAATGTTGCAAAAGCTGAAAGAGCATTGGAAATGGGGCTGCCTGCTGGCACAGAGGGGGGGCCTCCAGATTCAACAGAAATTGATGCTCCATCTTCAATGTTCAATAATGTACCTTTAGAACTCAACAGCAAGCGATCCATCAAAGACAGAATGAGGGAACAGGGAAAAAATCAAAGAGAACGGGGTACAGACTCTGAGCACTCTGAGATAGAAGAAGGAGAGATAGTAGGGGCCAATGAAAGAGGAAGAGAACGAGTGATTGAGAGAAGGAGGGAGGTGTTGCTTCCATCCTCAAGCAGTCCCTCTTACCTTCAAGGGGGTGTCCCAAAACCAGAGAGGATCTTACGGGTCTTAGAGGGTGATGGGTTTGTATCTGTCCGTGCTGATGAAGAATGGGAGAGGGAACCAGTGGCTTCTGTGGGTGTTGGAGATCTGAGACGAAAACTGACGAGTAGACGAAAAGAAAGATTCAGGTCATGCCCTTCTTCTGCATCCATATCACCTCCTCCTGCTCCTGTTTTGCCTTTGCCCTCTCCTTCCTTTCCCAATTCTCCACCTCTATCCACTGATAAAGGGAGGAGTCGCAAATCCTCCAAGAGTTCAAAGGATAGGGATAGACGCAAGCGGAAAGAGGGTAGAGGAGAGAaggaaaagaggaaaaaaaggaaagaggGAAAGGAGTCAGGTGAAGGGAAAAGAGAAAGCAAAGAGAGGGACCATGAAAAGAGAAGTGAAAAAGAGAATAAAAGCAAGGATAGGGAGAGAGGGAGAAGCAGCCGAAGCGATAGTCGCAAGAGGAAAAAGAGACGCAGGAGCACTCCAGAACCTTCTTCCCGCTCCCACTCCCAGAATGCCTCCCGACATGCACACAGTCGCAGATCTTGGTCCAGCCCCTCGGAGGACCGCCACAAAGATAGAGACCGAGATAAAGAAAgggagagagagcgagaaaggAACCATGAAAGAGACAGGGATAGAGACAGGGATAAAGACCGGTGGCGAGACGACAGGGATAGAGAGCGAGACAGAGACTCCAGAAGAAGAGATGGACGAAGGAGAGATAGAGATGAGGATAACAGGAGGTCAAGCAGCAGAGAGAGAAGCAGTACAAAGGGGGGCAGAGGAAGCAGTGAcaggagagacagagagaaagaaatgaTTAGAGATCGAGACAGGGACAGGAGAAGAGATAGCAGGCCTGTTGTACCCCCGTCAATTCAGGATCTCAATGGCTCTGATCTTTTCGCGATCAAACGTACCATCACTGTTACCACCACTACAACGACCACCACAGTCCCAACTTCTCCGCCTTGTAGCCAACGGCGCTCCCACAGCCGATCCCAGAGCTCTGACAAACATCATAAGAGGAAGAAAAAACGAAGGAGACGGTCAGATGATGATGAGAGAAAGGACGAGGAGCACAGGAGTAGGTCCCGACCCTCCTCCATAACATCTCCTCGTTATCATGGATACGAATCGGATCATCTCTCTGACCGTCCTGAGGTAGACATGCTCTCTTTGGATGGGGAAGCACTGGATTCAGACTACCCTTCACTAGAGGACTCACCACtacttcctcctcctcctgagCCCCCTCTACCCAGTCCCAAAATTAAATCTGGAGCACCTAAAACTAGCCGACATCATCTGAAGAAGAAATCCAGACCTGGCAAGACAGTTGGTCAGTCTGAATCCACCTCCTCCTCTTCTCATAGACCAAAAGCTAAAAGTAAAAACCTTTTGTCATCTCTCTCACCACCTCTTTCTGCATCCTCAGGCAACACCACCTCCCTTCAGCCCACAGCATTCTCATCCACTACTAAACGAGGAAGGAAAACCGGCAAGGAAAAAGTAGGGAAGAAGGATGCCGGGCGTTCTGGCAGGTCCAAAAAGCTCAGTGGCAGTAGCAGAAAGGGTAAGCTCCAGTCAAAAGTGTCTGTCTTGGTTCGTGAGGGTGTTAGCAGCACCACTGGGAACTCTGGGAAGTTGGGCCTTGACCTTCTTGGACCTGCTGGTGTTGTAAGTGGAGCTTCAGGGCCCTCAGTTGTTGGTGGGTCTATTGCTGTGGTGTTCCGCCGGGACAATGAGAGTCGGTCACCGTTTCTTAAGCCCTGCTCAGAGACACTGGCTCTTCCAGGTAGAGGCAAAGACCCAAGCAAAACTGGGAAGCAACGCAACATTCTCGGGCCTCCGTCATCAACAAATCCAAGTGGACTGAAGTTGAAGAAAGCCAAGCCAAGCTCTGCTACATCCACATCCTCATCTGCCTCTTCCCCTACTTCCTCACTGGCAGCAAAACGTAGAAGGAGGCCTGGAAAGAAGCCCAGAGAGAAAGGGCTAACTGTGGATGGAAGTGATTCTAAAGGCACTAATAATAATTGTAGCACAGTTGGTGGTGGTTGGGAAGGGGTATCAACAGAAATGCAGCCGTTGCTCGGGGTTGGATCCAAGCCATCCAGTCCTCCTTCAGCTCTTCCTGGTCCTACTCCCTCGTCCTCTTCATCATCCTCCACTTCCTCATCAGCAAGTATTCTTCCTCCATCCTCGTCACCACCCCACACACCCCCATTATCTTTGCCTCCGTCTCGAGATACTAGAGAGTCATCCCCAGACTCTCAAACTGTTGATAGTAGCTGCAAGACACCAGAGCCTTCATTTCTTTTGGAGGAGGGCCCTGGTCAGTCCAAAGCCTCATCTCTCACACCTTCAAAGTCCCCTGCCAGCCCTCCCAGTCTGCTATCATCACAGATCAGGGGCGATACCATATCCCAGTCCACTTCCAGTGCTAAAGCTCTCCTATCAGATGATCAGAAGGCATCACCACCATGCTCCACTTCAGCAGCTTTGGTTTCGGCCTCCATCTCTCATTCCAATGCTCCTCTGGCAAATGacccttcttcctcctcttcttcttcagtGTCCTCATCTTCAGTAAACAAGCCACCGCCACCTCCTCCCCCACCCCCCTCAGCTCCGCCTTTACCCTGGAGTCTACAAACTGGAGTGGACTGCACTGCTGGAGGTGTTTTAGCAT TGACAGCTCTCCTCTTCAAAATGGAGGAGGCCAATATAGCCAGCAGAGCCAAAGCACAGGAGTTTATCCAGGCCACAAGTCAG ATTCTTTCTCAGGCCAATCAGAACCAGTCACAGACACACCCTCCTTCATCATCCTCATCTATATCATCTCAAGTTCCTCCTCCTCCATCacatgctccacccccaggacCCACTCCTGCACAGTTTATTCTACACAGCTCTGTTCCATTGGTTGGCTGCACCAAAACTCCTCCTTCACACTTGCACCCTGGACTCTCAATGGGAGGAGGCTGTGCTCAGACTCCGCCACCTCCGTTGCCAGCGGGAATGGCAGGGCCAACAGGGGGCAGTGAAACGGGCTGGGACAGTGAAAGTAAAGACCCTGACAAG TATCTGAAGAAGCTGCACACCCAGGAGAGGGCAGTAGAGGAAGTCAAATTGGCCATCAAGCCATACTACCAGCGCAAAGACATCAACAAGGATGAATACAAGGATATCTTAAGGAAAGCTGTGCACAAG ATTTGTCACAGCCGAACAGGTGAGATCAACCCAGTTAAAGTGAATAACCTGGTCAAGCTTTATGTCCAGAGGTACAAGTATTTTAGAAAGCACGGCCGCAAGATGGACGAGGAGGAAAAAGAGGACAGGGAGTCTGCCTCAATGCATTCCTCAACCTGA
- the scaf1 gene encoding splicing factor, arginine/serine-rich 19 isoform X2 has protein sequence MGTDGQAEKDKEVVPGKSQTEQCPDEEEEVDSKADRRTVGLRCFQGNRETSEDEPSELGASVVTSSEPVFLVPQLSSQPQYLDCDFDVELTAEVKVEDGASLALLTSVTPNLGYQKPGSFLKGHFLFPASLRKKRVPVDSSLPPGSFPGCCSSVIQASGQMQLPCSLKISERVIEMAKSPLPSSPSNSPSSPSSAPSSPSSSPSSSSPGGMGTNYHEDEDRGHAGDSRGSKGTGDFVSSTSSTLVPSSMPVPPSSSNSSLHASSSFAHPCNDGQRESLENDIYDPFHPTEGEGERDRASTEDEEEEVDKYDPFEPTGSPASETEEEKRCVDEGGSSINSEGNVAKAERALEMGLPAGTEGGPPDSTEIDAPSSMFNNVPLELNSKRSIKDRMREQGKNQRERGTDSEHSEIEEGEIVGANERGRERVIERRREVLLPSSSSPSYLQGGVPKPERILRVLEGDGFVSVRADEEWEREPVASVGVGDLRRKLTSRRKERFRSCPSSASISPPPAPVLPLPSPSFPNSPPLSTDKGRSRKSSKSSKDRDRRKRKEGRGEKEKRKKRKEGKESGEGKRESKERDHEKRSEKENKSKDRERGRSSRSDSRKRKKRRRSTPEPSSRSHSQNASRHAHSRRSWSSPSEDRHKDRDRDKERERERERNHERDRDRDRDKDRWRDDRDRERDRDSRRRDGRRRDRDEDNRRSSSRERSSTKGGRGSSDRRDREKEMIRDRDRDRRRDSRPVVPPSIQDLNGSDLFAIKRTITVTTTTTTTTVPTSPPCSQRRSHSRSQSSDKHHKRKKKRRRRSDDDERKDEEHRSRSRPSSITSPRYHGYESDHLSDRPEVDMLSLDGEALDSDYPSLEDSPLLPPPPEPPLPSPKIKSGAPKTSRHHLKKKSRPGKTVGNTTSLQPTAFSSTTKRGRKTGKEKVGKKDAGRSGRSKKLSGSSRKGKLQSKVSVLVREGVSSTTGNSGKLGLDLLGPAGVVSGASGPSVVGGSIAVVFRRDNESRSPFLKPCSETLALPGRGKDPSKTGKQRNILGPPSSTNPSGLKLKKAKPSSATSTSSSASSPTSSLAAKRRRRPGKKPREKGLTVDGSDSKGTNNNCSTVGGGWEGVSTEMQPLLGVGSKPSSPPSALPGPTPSSSSSSSTSSSASILPPSSSPPHTPPLSLPPSRDTRESSPDSQTVDSSCKTPEPSFLLEEGPGQSKASSLTPSKSPASPPSLLSSQIRGDTISQSTSSAKALLSDDQKASPPCSTSAALVSASISHSNAPLANDPSSSSSSSVSSSSVNKPPPPPPPPPSAPPLPWSLQTGVDCTAGGVLALTALLFKMEEANIASRAKAQEFIQATSQILSQANQNQSQTHPPSSSSSISSQVPPPPSHAPPPGPTPAQFILHSSVPLVGCTKTPPSHLHPGLSMGGGCAQTPPPPLPAGMAGPTGGSETGWDSESKDPDKYLKKLHTQERAVEEVKLAIKPYYQRKDINKDEYKDILRKAVHKICHSRTGEINPVKVNNLVKLYVQRYKYFRKHGRKMDEEEKEDRESASMHSST, from the exons ATGGGAACAGATGGACAGGCTGAAAAGGATAAAGAAGTTGTGCCAGGCAAG TCACAGACTGAACAATGTCCCGATGAAGAGGAGGAAGTGGATTCTAAAGCAGACAGAAGGACAGTTGGCTTAAGATGTTTCCAGGGAAATAGGGAGACCTCAGAGGATGAGCCTAGTGAACTG GGGGCTTCTGTTGTTACTTCCTCTGAGCCTGTATTTCTTGTGCCTCAGCTCAGCTCACAACCTCAGTACCTAGACTG TGACTTTGATGTGGAGCTAACAGCAGAGGTGAAAGTAGAGGACGGTGCATCTCTTGCTTTGTTGACATCTGTTACCCCAAACCTTGGTTACCAGAAACCAG GATCTTTTTTGAAAGGACATTTTCTCTTTCCAGCATCTTTAAGGAAAAAGAGAGTGCCTGTAGACAGTTCCTTGCCTCCAGGCTCTTTTCCTGGATGCTGCTCAAGTGTAATTCAAGCCTCGGGACAGATGCAACTGCCCTGTTCCCTTAAAATCTCTGAGAGGGTCATAGAAATGGCCAAAAGCCCTCTCCCCTCATCACCCTCCAACTCACCATCATCTCCTTCATCTGCTCCCTCTTCCCCTTCTTCCTCCCCCTCATCGTCATCTCCTGGTGGAATGGGTACAAACTACCATGAGGATGAAGACAGAGGCCATGCAGGAGACAGCAGAGGCAGCAAAGGAACTGGAGACTTTGTGTCATCCACGTCGTCCACTTTGGTGCCATCATCAATGCCTGTGCCACCTTCTTCTTCTAATTCTTCACTCCATGCATCTTCATCATTCGCACATCCATGCaatgatggacagagggagaGTTTAGAAAATGACATATACGACCCCTTTCACCCAACAGAGGGTGAGGGGGAGAGAGACCGGGCGTCCACTGAAGATGAGGAGGAAGAGGTTGATAAGTATGATCCTTTTGAACCGACAGGTTCTCCAGCCTCTGAAACCGAGGAAGAGAAAAGATGTGTGGATGAGGGAGGAAGCAGCATTAATAGCGAAGGGAATGTTGCAAAAGCTGAAAGAGCATTGGAAATGGGGCTGCCTGCTGGCACAGAGGGGGGGCCTCCAGATTCAACAGAAATTGATGCTCCATCTTCAATGTTCAATAATGTACCTTTAGAACTCAACAGCAAGCGATCCATCAAAGACAGAATGAGGGAACAGGGAAAAAATCAAAGAGAACGGGGTACAGACTCTGAGCACTCTGAGATAGAAGAAGGAGAGATAGTAGGGGCCAATGAAAGAGGAAGAGAACGAGTGATTGAGAGAAGGAGGGAGGTGTTGCTTCCATCCTCAAGCAGTCCCTCTTACCTTCAAGGGGGTGTCCCAAAACCAGAGAGGATCTTACGGGTCTTAGAGGGTGATGGGTTTGTATCTGTCCGTGCTGATGAAGAATGGGAGAGGGAACCAGTGGCTTCTGTGGGTGTTGGAGATCTGAGACGAAAACTGACGAGTAGACGAAAAGAAAGATTCAGGTCATGCCCTTCTTCTGCATCCATATCACCTCCTCCTGCTCCTGTTTTGCCTTTGCCCTCTCCTTCCTTTCCCAATTCTCCACCTCTATCCACTGATAAAGGGAGGAGTCGCAAATCCTCCAAGAGTTCAAAGGATAGGGATAGACGCAAGCGGAAAGAGGGTAGAGGAGAGAaggaaaagaggaaaaaaaggaaagaggGAAAGGAGTCAGGTGAAGGGAAAAGAGAAAGCAAAGAGAGGGACCATGAAAAGAGAAGTGAAAAAGAGAATAAAAGCAAGGATAGGGAGAGAGGGAGAAGCAGCCGAAGCGATAGTCGCAAGAGGAAAAAGAGACGCAGGAGCACTCCAGAACCTTCTTCCCGCTCCCACTCCCAGAATGCCTCCCGACATGCACACAGTCGCAGATCTTGGTCCAGCCCCTCGGAGGACCGCCACAAAGATAGAGACCGAGATAAAGAAAgggagagagagcgagaaaggAACCATGAAAGAGACAGGGATAGAGACAGGGATAAAGACCGGTGGCGAGACGACAGGGATAGAGAGCGAGACAGAGACTCCAGAAGAAGAGATGGACGAAGGAGAGATAGAGATGAGGATAACAGGAGGTCAAGCAGCAGAGAGAGAAGCAGTACAAAGGGGGGCAGAGGAAGCAGTGAcaggagagacagagagaaagaaatgaTTAGAGATCGAGACAGGGACAGGAGAAGAGATAGCAGGCCTGTTGTACCCCCGTCAATTCAGGATCTCAATGGCTCTGATCTTTTCGCGATCAAACGTACCATCACTGTTACCACCACTACAACGACCACCACAGTCCCAACTTCTCCGCCTTGTAGCCAACGGCGCTCCCACAGCCGATCCCAGAGCTCTGACAAACATCATAAGAGGAAGAAAAAACGAAGGAGACGGTCAGATGATGATGAGAGAAAGGACGAGGAGCACAGGAGTAGGTCCCGACCCTCCTCCATAACATCTCCTCGTTATCATGGATACGAATCGGATCATCTCTCTGACCGTCCTGAGGTAGACATGCTCTCTTTGGATGGGGAAGCACTGGATTCAGACTACCCTTCACTAGAGGACTCACCACtacttcctcctcctcctgagCCCCCTCTACCCAGTCCCAAAATTAAATCTGGAGCACCTAAAACTAGCCGACATCATCTGAAGAAGAAATCCAGACCTGGCAAGACAGTTG GCAACACCACCTCCCTTCAGCCCACAGCATTCTCATCCACTACTAAACGAGGAAGGAAAACCGGCAAGGAAAAAGTAGGGAAGAAGGATGCCGGGCGTTCTGGCAGGTCCAAAAAGCTCAGTGGCAGTAGCAGAAAGGGTAAGCTCCAGTCAAAAGTGTCTGTCTTGGTTCGTGAGGGTGTTAGCAGCACCACTGGGAACTCTGGGAAGTTGGGCCTTGACCTTCTTGGACCTGCTGGTGTTGTAAGTGGAGCTTCAGGGCCCTCAGTTGTTGGTGGGTCTATTGCTGTGGTGTTCCGCCGGGACAATGAGAGTCGGTCACCGTTTCTTAAGCCCTGCTCAGAGACACTGGCTCTTCCAGGTAGAGGCAAAGACCCAAGCAAAACTGGGAAGCAACGCAACATTCTCGGGCCTCCGTCATCAACAAATCCAAGTGGACTGAAGTTGAAGAAAGCCAAGCCAAGCTCTGCTACATCCACATCCTCATCTGCCTCTTCCCCTACTTCCTCACTGGCAGCAAAACGTAGAAGGAGGCCTGGAAAGAAGCCCAGAGAGAAAGGGCTAACTGTGGATGGAAGTGATTCTAAAGGCACTAATAATAATTGTAGCACAGTTGGTGGTGGTTGGGAAGGGGTATCAACAGAAATGCAGCCGTTGCTCGGGGTTGGATCCAAGCCATCCAGTCCTCCTTCAGCTCTTCCTGGTCCTACTCCCTCGTCCTCTTCATCATCCTCCACTTCCTCATCAGCAAGTATTCTTCCTCCATCCTCGTCACCACCCCACACACCCCCATTATCTTTGCCTCCGTCTCGAGATACTAGAGAGTCATCCCCAGACTCTCAAACTGTTGATAGTAGCTGCAAGACACCAGAGCCTTCATTTCTTTTGGAGGAGGGCCCTGGTCAGTCCAAAGCCTCATCTCTCACACCTTCAAAGTCCCCTGCCAGCCCTCCCAGTCTGCTATCATCACAGATCAGGGGCGATACCATATCCCAGTCCACTTCCAGTGCTAAAGCTCTCCTATCAGATGATCAGAAGGCATCACCACCATGCTCCACTTCAGCAGCTTTGGTTTCGGCCTCCATCTCTCATTCCAATGCTCCTCTGGCAAATGacccttcttcctcctcttcttcttcagtGTCCTCATCTTCAGTAAACAAGCCACCGCCACCTCCTCCCCCACCCCCCTCAGCTCCGCCTTTACCCTGGAGTCTACAAACTGGAGTGGACTGCACTGCTGGAGGTGTTTTAGCAT TGACAGCTCTCCTCTTCAAAATGGAGGAGGCCAATATAGCCAGCAGAGCCAAAGCACAGGAGTTTATCCAGGCCACAAGTCAG ATTCTTTCTCAGGCCAATCAGAACCAGTCACAGACACACCCTCCTTCATCATCCTCATCTATATCATCTCAAGTTCCTCCTCCTCCATCacatgctccacccccaggacCCACTCCTGCACAGTTTATTCTACACAGCTCTGTTCCATTGGTTGGCTGCACCAAAACTCCTCCTTCACACTTGCACCCTGGACTCTCAATGGGAGGAGGCTGTGCTCAGACTCCGCCACCTCCGTTGCCAGCGGGAATGGCAGGGCCAACAGGGGGCAGTGAAACGGGCTGGGACAGTGAAAGTAAAGACCCTGACAAG TATCTGAAGAAGCTGCACACCCAGGAGAGGGCAGTAGAGGAAGTCAAATTGGCCATCAAGCCATACTACCAGCGCAAAGACATCAACAAGGATGAATACAAGGATATCTTAAGGAAAGCTGTGCACAAG ATTTGTCACAGCCGAACAGGTGAGATCAACCCAGTTAAAGTGAATAACCTGGTCAAGCTTTATGTCCAGAGGTACAAGTATTTTAGAAAGCACGGCCGCAAGATGGACGAGGAGGAAAAAGAGGACAGGGAGTCTGCCTCAATGCATTCCTCAACCTGA